From one Tsukamurella tyrosinosolvens genomic stretch:
- a CDS encoding MaoC family dehydratase has product MAAKTTVLQAPPSSLSVLTRGLRGILPVIGKQGPLKPETPLPDRTVELAVDVDPVRVGEYCEVVGLKNTGEVPVMYLYVLSFPLIMDLFLADDFPAAAVGSVHVENTITRRRRVEPGEKLTLRTSVGNLREHRKGMLIDFTTEFTDASGASVASEVSTMLIQQRTSLSGEPSGPAPKEGRPGAPDALLSADGGLIRRYAGVSGDRNPIHMSPIGGKAFGFPSSIAHGAWTAAAMLRVVEGHIPDAVVHHVRFGRPVILPAKIGLYVSRDEATGGTEIVAKDLKKGFPHVTATVTPL; this is encoded by the coding sequence ATGGCCGCCAAGACCACCGTCCTGCAGGCGCCGCCGTCGAGCCTGTCCGTGCTCACGCGCGGGCTGCGCGGCATCCTGCCCGTGATCGGCAAGCAGGGCCCGCTCAAGCCGGAGACCCCGCTGCCGGACCGGACCGTCGAGCTCGCCGTCGACGTGGATCCCGTGCGGGTCGGCGAGTACTGCGAGGTCGTCGGGCTCAAGAACACCGGCGAGGTACCCGTGATGTACCTCTACGTGCTCTCCTTCCCGCTGATCATGGACCTGTTCCTCGCCGACGACTTCCCCGCCGCGGCGGTGGGGTCGGTGCACGTGGAGAACACGATCACGCGGCGCCGCCGGGTCGAGCCGGGCGAGAAGCTCACGCTGCGCACCTCGGTGGGCAACCTCCGCGAGCACCGCAAGGGCATGCTCATCGACTTCACCACCGAGTTCACGGACGCGTCCGGCGCGTCGGTGGCCTCCGAGGTGTCGACGATGCTGATCCAGCAGCGGACGTCCCTGTCCGGCGAGCCGTCGGGGCCCGCGCCGAAGGAGGGCCGCCCCGGCGCCCCCGACGCGCTGCTCTCGGCCGACGGCGGCCTGATCCGCCGCTACGCCGGCGTCAGCGGCGACCGGAACCCGATCCACATGTCGCCGATCGGCGGCAAGGCGTTCGGCTTCCCGTCCTCGATCGCGCACGGCGCGTGGACGGCCGCGGCGATGCTGCGCGTCGTCGAGGGCCACATCCCCGACGCGGTCGTGCACCACGTGCGCTTCGGCCGCCCGGTGATCCTGCCGGCGAAGATCGGCCTGTACGTCTCGCGCGA